Proteins from a genomic interval of uncultured Desulfuromusa sp.:
- a CDS encoding phosphoglycerate kinase — MFEKKSLRDVDVQGKRVFCRCDFNVPIDKEGKITDDTRIRAALPTIRYLLEQGAKVILASHLGRPKGKPSPDFSLCPVATHLSNLLGQQVVMAPDCIGDNIQLLADQLNNGRIMLLENVRFHSGETDNNPAFAAQLAGLAEIYVNDAFGTAHRAHASTEGVARLLHPAVAGFLMEKELQYLGGALAHPDRPFVAILGGAKVSDKITVIENLLPKVDAILIGGGMAYTFLKAQGVEVGQSLVENDRIALAGDLLDKAQKQGVKFLLPTDHIVAETFAADSPSTSVKNVDFPTLGMGLDIGPETIKSFEKQISTAKTVIWNGPMGVFEFDNFARGTFAIAKALAKSNCMSIIGGGDSVAAVNKSNLQQQMTHISTGGGASLEFLEGKILPGVAALTDK, encoded by the coding sequence ATGTTTGAAAAGAAATCGCTTAGAGATGTTGATGTTCAAGGTAAACGGGTTTTCTGTCGCTGCGACTTCAATGTCCCCATAGATAAAGAAGGCAAAATAACCGACGACACCCGTATCCGGGCGGCGCTGCCAACCATCCGCTATCTATTGGAGCAAGGAGCCAAGGTCATTCTCGCATCTCACCTTGGCCGTCCTAAAGGAAAACCATCACCTGATTTCAGTCTCTGCCCAGTTGCAACGCATTTAAGCAACCTTCTTGGTCAACAGGTTGTCATGGCACCCGATTGCATTGGTGACAACATTCAACTGCTGGCAGATCAGCTCAACAATGGTCGGATCATGTTGCTGGAAAACGTTCGTTTCCACAGTGGTGAAACAGACAATAATCCAGCTTTTGCAGCCCAGCTTGCAGGCCTGGCAGAAATCTATGTGAATGATGCTTTTGGTACAGCTCACCGGGCACATGCTTCAACGGAAGGAGTTGCACGCTTATTACACCCTGCTGTTGCCGGTTTTCTTATGGAAAAAGAGCTTCAATACCTCGGTGGTGCACTGGCTCACCCAGACCGCCCCTTTGTGGCAATTCTTGGTGGGGCGAAAGTCAGCGATAAAATTACGGTGATAGAAAATCTTTTACCAAAGGTTGATGCTATTTTGATCGGTGGAGGAATGGCATACACATTTCTTAAAGCACAGGGTGTTGAAGTTGGACAATCTCTGGTTGAAAATGACCGGATCGCGCTTGCTGGCGATCTGCTTGACAAAGCTCAGAAGCAAGGCGTCAAATTTCTATTACCTACAGACCATATTGTCGCAGAGACTTTTGCTGCAGACAGCCCATCCACAAGCGTCAAAAACGTTGATTTCCCAACTTTGGGTATGGGACTGGATATCGGTCCTGAAACCATAAAATCTTTTGAGAAACAGATCTCTACAGCTAAAACCGTTATCTGGAATGGGCCTATGGGGGTTTTTGAATTTGACAATTTTGCCAGGGGCACATTCGCCATAGCAAAAGCTTTGGCAAAATCGAACTGCATGTCAATTATTGGTGGCGGTGATTCTGTTGCAGCTGTCAATAAATCCAACCTGCAACAACAGATGACCCATATTTCAACCGGCGGTGGAGCATCCCTCGAATTCCTGGAGGGGAAAATATTACCTGGTGTTGCAGCCTTAACAGACAAATAA
- the gap gene encoding type I glyceraldehyde-3-phosphate dehydrogenase, protein MSVKVAINGFGRIGRNVLRIASQSNSFDVVAVNDLTDAATLAHLFKYDSVHGIFAGTVETDGDNLLVDGKTIKILSQRDPAQLPWRELGVDIVIESTGFFSARDLAAQHLSAGAKKVVISAPGKGADITICMGINEEQYNPTTDDIISNASCTTNCLAPVAKVLLEKFGIVRGMMTTVHSYTNDQKILDLPHRDLRRARAAGISMIPTTTGAAKATALVLPQLKGKLEGMAIRVPTPNVSLVDLVVETEKSTSIEAVNAAMRAASENELKGILDYCELPLVSRDFNGSAASSTFDSLITNVIGGNMVKILTWYDNEWGYSNRVFDLVRYISAH, encoded by the coding sequence ATGTCTGTAAAAGTTGCGATTAACGGATTCGGTCGAATAGGTAGAAATGTCCTGCGGATTGCCAGCCAATCAAACAGTTTTGATGTTGTTGCTGTCAATGACCTCACCGACGCCGCAACACTGGCACATCTCTTCAAATATGATTCCGTTCACGGAATCTTTGCTGGAACAGTAGAAACGGATGGCGACAATCTGCTCGTCGATGGGAAAACGATTAAAATTCTTTCCCAACGCGATCCGGCTCAATTACCCTGGCGAGAACTCGGGGTTGATATTGTGATTGAATCAACAGGATTTTTCTCTGCCCGGGATCTGGCAGCTCAACACCTGAGTGCCGGAGCTAAAAAAGTCGTCATCAGCGCACCGGGAAAAGGTGCGGATATCACCATCTGTATGGGCATCAATGAAGAACAATATAACCCGACAACAGATGATATCATCTCCAATGCCTCCTGCACCACTAACTGCCTTGCTCCGGTCGCTAAAGTACTGCTGGAAAAATTCGGTATTGTCCGCGGAATGATGACAACTGTTCATTCTTATACAAATGATCAGAAAATACTTGACCTGCCCCACAGGGATCTCCGTCGTGCCAGGGCTGCAGGGATTTCAATGATCCCGACAACAACAGGTGCCGCAAAAGCAACAGCTCTGGTTTTACCACAACTCAAAGGCAAGCTCGAAGGAATGGCCATCAGGGTGCCGACTCCTAATGTCTCCCTGGTTGACCTTGTTGTGGAAACAGAAAAATCGACCAGCATCGAAGCAGTGAATGCCGCCATGCGAGCAGCTTCTGAAAACGAGCTCAAAGGAATCCTCGACTATTGTGAGCTTCCCTTAGTCTCTCGCGACTTTAATGGTTCTGCTGCATCATCCACCTTTGATTCATTAATTACCAACGTCATCGGCGGAAATATGGTTAAAATCTTAACCTGGTATGACAATGAATGGGGTTACTCGAACCGGGTTTTCGATCTGGTTCGTTATATCTCGGCCCATTAA
- a CDS encoding MBL fold metallo-hydrolase, whose amino-acid sequence MRVCLLASGSRGNSALVEADGCRLLIDAGLSGIETERRLSTIGLRCEDLHGILVTHEHHDHVGGIGPLARRYDLPVHLDYQTHASLPKLGKIRDLHHFTAGETFSFRDLSISSFSTTHDAVNPVGFTINSSEGKIGFATDLGMTTRLVVQQLKECRVLVLEANHDEQMLQDGPYPWDLKQRIRSRHGHLSNNESCLLLEEVCWSGLEAIFLAHLSEENNCPTLAAETFRNVLNDCGLTSEIIVGRQSQASLCFDVKTIMVS is encoded by the coding sequence GTGCGCGTATGTTTGCTGGCAAGCGGTAGTCGTGGAAACAGTGCATTGGTCGAAGCCGATGGCTGTCGGCTGCTTATTGACGCCGGATTGTCGGGAATTGAGACTGAACGGCGACTTTCGACTATTGGGTTGAGATGCGAGGATTTGCACGGAATTCTGGTGACCCATGAGCATCATGATCATGTTGGTGGAATCGGTCCACTTGCACGTCGTTATGACTTACCTGTGCATCTTGATTACCAAACCCATGCTTCGTTGCCGAAGCTTGGAAAAATTAGAGATTTACATCACTTTACTGCCGGAGAAACTTTTTCTTTCCGGGATTTATCTATATCATCATTCTCTACAACCCATGATGCCGTGAACCCTGTCGGTTTTACAATTAACTCAAGTGAAGGGAAAATCGGCTTTGCCACGGATCTTGGGATGACGACACGCCTGGTTGTGCAACAGCTGAAAGAATGTCGGGTTCTGGTTCTGGAAGCCAATCACGATGAACAAATGCTGCAGGATGGTCCATATCCCTGGGATTTGAAACAGCGGATCCGGAGTCGGCATGGTCATTTGTCAAATAATGAATCTTGTTTGTTGTTGGAGGAGGTCTGCTGGTCGGGTCTGGAGGCTATCTTTCTGGCACATTTAAGTGAAGAAAACAATTGTCCCACCCTTGCTGCTGAAACTTTTCGTAACGTTTTAAATGATTGTGGTCTAACATCGGAAATTATTGTCGGACGGCAGAGTCAAGCTAGTTTGTGCTTTGATGTAAAGACCATTATGGTTTCCTGA